In a single window of the Anguilla rostrata isolate EN2019 chromosome 4, ASM1855537v3, whole genome shotgun sequence genome:
- the tubb6 gene encoding tubulin, beta 6 class V, translated as MREIVHIQAGQCGNQIGTKFWEVISDEHGIDPAGNYVGDSALQLERINVYYNEASSHKYVPRAVLVDLEPGTMDSVRSGPFGQLFRPDNFIFGQTGAGNNWAKGHYTEGAELVDSVLDVVRKECEHCDCLQGFQLTHSLGGGTGSGMGTLLISKIREEYPDRIMNTFSVMPSPKVSDTVVEPYNATLSVHQLVENTDETYCIDNEALYDICFRTLKLTTPTYGDLNHLVSSTMSGVTTSLRFPGQLNADLRKLAVNMVPFPRLHFFMPGFAPLTARGSQQYRALTVPELTQQMFDAKNMMAACDPRHGRYLTVATVFRGPMSMKEVDEQMLAIQNKNSSYFVEWIPNNVKVAVCDIPPCGLKMASTFIGNSTAIQELFKRISEQFSAMFRRKAFLHWFTGEGMDEMEFTEAESNMNDLVSEYQQYQEATANDGDETFDDDEEEVNE; from the exons TTTTGGGAAGTTATCAGCGATGAACACGGCATTGATCCCGCAGGAAATTATGTCGGTGACTCAGCCCTTCAACTCGAGAGAATTAATGTGTACTACAACGAGGCATCGT CTCACAAGTATGTCCCGCGGGCAGTTCTGGTGGATCTGGAGCCAGGCACGATGGATAGCGTCCGATCTGGTCCATTTGGCCAGCTCTTCAGACCTGACAACTTCATCTTTG GGCAGACAGGTGCTGGGAACAACTGGGCCAAAGGCCACTATACAGAGGGGGCAGAGCTGGTGGACTCTGTGCTGGATGTGGTGAGGAAAGAGTGCGAACACTGTGACTGCCTTCAGGGCTTCCAGCTCACCCACTCCCTGGGCGGTGGCACAGGCTCTGGCATGGGCACCCTTCTCATCAGCAAAATCCGCGAAGAGTACCCCGACCGCATCATGAACACCTTCAGCGTCATGCCCTCCCCGAAGGTGTCGGACACCGTGGTAGAGCCCTACAACGCCACGCTGTCCGTCCACCAGCTGGTGGAGAACACAGATGAGACGTACTGCATCGACAACGAGGCGCTCTACGATATCTGCTTCCGCACCCTCAAACTCACCACGCCCACATACGGGGACCTCAACCACCTGGTGTCATCCACCATGAGCGGGGTGACCACCTCCCTGCGCTTCCCCGGCCAGCTCAACGCCGACCTGCGCAAGCTGGCCGTCAACATGGTGCCCTTCCCCCGTCTGCACTTCTTCATGCCCGGCTTCGCCCCCCTGACCGCCCGCGGGAGCCAGCAGTACCGCGCCCTCACGGTGCCCGAGCTCACCCAGCAGATGTTTGACGCCAAGAACATGATGGCGGCCTGCGACCCGCGGCACGGCCGCTACCTGACGGTGGCCACCGTGTTCCGCGGGCCCATGTCCATGAAGGAGGTGGACGAGCAGATGCTGGCCATCCAGAACAAGAACAGCAGCTACTTTGTGGAGTGGATCCCCAACAACGTGAAGGTGGCCGTGTGCGACATCCCACCGTGCGGCCTCAAGATGGCCTCCACCTTCATCGGCAACAGCACGGCCATCCAGGAGCTGTTCAAGCGCATCTCCGAGCAGTTTTCCGCCATGTTCCGCCGTAAGGCCTTCCTGCACTGGTTCACCGGGGAGGGCATGGACGAGATGGAGTTCACGGAGGCAGAGAGCAACATGAACGACCTGGTGTCGGAGTACCAGCAGTACCAGGAGGCCACTGCCAATGATGGAGATGAGACATTTGACGATGATGAGGAGGAAGTAAATGAGTGA